The genomic segment TGAAGCGCGGGCGGGTGGCGCGGGTGCTGGTGATCTGCCCGAAGATCCTCATCGATCAGTGGGTCGAGGAGCTCGGGTCGAAGTTCGGCATCGATGCCTATGGGGCCACCGGCGCCGAGCTCCCGGGCGCGGCCCATCGGACCGAGCCGGTGATCGTGACCACCTACCAGTCGGCGAGCGGATTCCTCGAGTCGGGGCAGGCGAGCGGATTCGACATGCTGATCCTCGACGAGGCGCACAAGGTGCGAAACCTCCACGGGTCGCCGACGCCGCCAAGGATGGCCAAGGCGATCTTCGAGGCCCTCCGGGCACGGGCCTTCAAGTATGTGCTCATGCTCACGGCCACGCCGATCCAGAACCGGCTGTGGGACATCTATTCGCTCGTCGATTGCCTCGCCGTCGCCCGGGGGCATACCAACCCGTTCGGAAACCCTTCGCAGTTCGCGGCGCGGTTCATCGCCGATGGCAAGCAGGTCGCCCGACGGTTGCGGAAGGAGCATGTCGAGGAGTTTCGGAAGATCGTCGGGTCGTACATGTTTCGCACGCGCCGGGGCGAGGCACGGCTCGTGTTTCCCGAGCGGAACGTGAAGACGTATCCGGTGAAGGCGACTGCGGAGGAGACGGAGCTCGAGCGGATCGTCAGCGGGGCGATCGCGAAGTTTTCCGCGGTCGAACAGACCAGTCTGCTCGTGGCGCTGATGAGCAGCCCGGCCGCCCTCGCCCACCAGGTGGCCCACATGGCCAGGCCCGGGTCGCAAGCCGCCGAGATCGCCCTCGAGGTGGGGGCGCTGGCGGGGCGCGTGGCGATGCCGGCGAAGGCGGGGCAATTGCTCGAGATCGTCGGCATCCTGCGGCCCCAGCGGCCCGACTGGCGCATGGTGGTGTTTACCACGCGGCGGGAGACGCAGGCGATGCTCGGGAAGGTGCTGGCCGACGCGGGGGTGTCGCATGGATTCATCCGCGGCGGTGAGCCGGCGGCGAATCGCAAGACGATCGAGGCGTTTCGGAAGAAGGATCCCGAGATCCACGTCGTGATCTCCACCGATGCGGGCGCGGAGGGGGTGAATCGCCAGGTTGCCAATTTGCTCGTGAACTACGACCTCCCGTGGAATCCGATGATCGTGGAGCAGCGGATCGGGCGCGTGCAGCGCATCGGTTCGCAGTTCAAGTCGGTGTGGGTGGCCAACCTCGTCCACCAAGACAGCCCCGAGCAGCAGATCGTGGCCCGCCTGATGGAGAAGCTGCAGGTGATCGCCCACACGGTCGGCGACATCGAGGCCGTGCTCGAGGCTTCCGAAGACGCCGGCAGCACGTCGCTCGACCAGCAGATCCGCAGCATGATCGTGAGCGCCTTCTGCGGCCAGGATCAGGAGCGCGCGGCCGCGATGCGAGTCGAGAGCATCGAACAGGCGAGGAAGCTGCTCGAGGAACAGGAGACGGAGATGAACGACATGCTCGGGGCGATGAGCGACCCCGATCAGGCCGACATCCCGATGCCGAAGCTCACTCCCGCCGCGCCGTCGATGCCGCTGGCCAGCTTCGTCCTCGCGGCGCTCGAGCGCGAAGGCTGGGCCGTCGCCGACGATGGCACGGGACTGTTCACGGGCCACGATGCCAACAGGGAACGGGTGCAACTGGCGTTCGATGCGGGGGTTCTCGAGCGGCATGTCCGGCCCGGGGTGTTCATGGGGCAGGCCCCGCAGCTCTACCAGCCGGGCAAGCCCGCCTTCGAGCGGCTCGTGCAGCGCTGGATCGACCGCAGCGCGGTGCACGGGGCCGACCAGCGGCTGTCGCGCGAGGAGACGGCGGCGATCGCCGCTCGATGGTCGGGTGAGATCCCGGGGGCGTCGTACATCGGCTGCGAGCCGGTCGCCGGCCGCGCCACGGTCACCGGCCGGGTGCACTGCCGAGCCCGCGCGGCCAATGCCGTCGACAGCTACGAGAAGGTCGTCGCCATCGAGATCACGGCCGTGGCCGAAGGCGCGGTGGCGCCGTTCGATGCGGCGCAGGTCCATCCCAAGACGGTTTTCCCCGACGTGGAACGGCTCGTCGAGGCGCGCGCGGCCGAAGATCCCGATATCGGGCAATTCCGCACGTTCTACCAGCAGCGTCTCGAGCGCGAGCTCGCCAAGACCGATGCCGGGGAACGCCGGGAAAAACTCGTCAACGATCTCGCCCCGGGCGTGACGGCGGAGGCGGCCGCCGTGGAATACGTTGTCGGCGGCGAGCAAGCGGTCGACGTCGCCTACCGGGTCGGCGAGTCCGCGCCGTATCGGTCGCGGATCACGATCGCCGGTGGCGCGGTAACGCGGCAGCCCGAGCGCCAGCGGTGCGATGTGACCGGTCAGGTGCTGCCCGCCGAGTGCCTCGAGGTCTGCCAGGTCAGCGGCGTGCGGGCCCTGCGGCACCTCATGCAGCGGAGCGAGGCGGGGGGTGGGTATGCGCTGGCAGAGGAGTGCATCACCTGCCCGATCACCGGCAAGCGGATCCTGCGGACGGAGGCCGAAACCTGCTGCCTGACGGGGGGCGTGGCGCTGCGGTCGGCGCTCGTGCAAAGCGCGGTGTCGGGGCGCTACGTCGTGCCCGATCGGGCCACGACATGCGAGGTGACGGGCGCCGCGGTCATCGACGACGAGCGCGTGACGAGTGATCTATCCGGCAAACGGTTTCGACGCGACGAAGCCGTTCGGCTCGCCGATGGCACGACGGTGGGGCACCGGAGCGAGGCGAGGTGCTGCGAGTTCAGCGGCGTCTATCTGCGGGAGGCCGACTGCGCGGTGTCGGCCTACTCGGGCAAAACGCTGGCGAAGGAGCGCCTCCGCATGTCGGAGATTTCGGGCCGAGCCGGCGACGAGAGCGAGC from the Planctomycetota bacterium genome contains:
- a CDS encoding DEAD/DEAH box helicase → KRGRVARVLVICPKILIDQWVEELGSKFGIDAYGATGAELPGAAHRTEPVIVTTYQSASGFLESGQASGFDMLILDEAHKVRNLHGSPTPPRMAKAIFEALRARAFKYVLMLTATPIQNRLWDIYSLVDCLAVARGHTNPFGNPSQFAARFIADGKQVARRLRKEHVEEFRKIVGSYMFRTRRGEARLVFPERNVKTYPVKATAEETELERIVSGAIAKFSAVEQTSLLVALMSSPAALAHQVAHMARPGSQAAEIALEVGALAGRVAMPAKAGQLLEIVGILRPQRPDWRMVVFTTRRETQAMLGKVLADAGVSHGFIRGGEPAANRKTIEAFRKKDPEIHVVISTDAGAEGVNRQVANLLVNYDLPWNPMIVEQRIGRVQRIGSQFKSVWVANLVHQDSPEQQIVARLMEKLQVIAHTVGDIEAVLEASEDAGSTSLDQQIRSMIVSAFCGQDQERAAAMRVESIEQARKLLEEQETEMNDMLGAMSDPDQADIPMPKLTPAAPSMPLASFVLAALEREGWAVADDGTGLFTGHDANRERVQLAFDAGVLERHVRPGVFMGQAPQLYQPGKPAFERLVQRWIDRSAVHGADQRLSREETAAIAARWSGEIPGASYIGCEPVAGRATVTGRVHCRARAANAVDSYEKVVAIEITAVAEGAVAPFDAAQVHPKTVFPDVERLVEARAAEDPDIGQFRTFYQQRLERELAKTDAGERREKLVNDLAPGVTAEAAAVEYVVGGEQAVDVAYRVGESAPYRSRITIAGGAVTRQPERQRCDVTGQVLPAECLEVCQVSGVRALRHLMQRSEAGGGYALAEECITCPITGKRILRTEAETCCLTGGVALRSALVQSAVSGRYVVPDRATTCEVTGAAVIDDERVTSDLSGKRFRRDEAVRLADGTTVGHRSEARCCEFSGVYLREADCAVSAYSGKTLAKERLRMSEISGRAGDESELHACGITGTKGLPDELAKSALSGMWLLPDRAVTLEDGRVAAVRETGRCAWTDALLPSSDTGLCALCGLRFDKRLINASGEFVGLRQVLDGTRTGARFADPGFLARTAPAVFQGFTSCSVVSSATKKAHILHGAKSFLGFNRKVFAVIALGEVSGLTLAGKALVGKPTPTGWVATDVHAMP